A genomic region of Arachis stenosperma cultivar V10309 chromosome 9, arast.V10309.gnm1.PFL2, whole genome shotgun sequence contains the following coding sequences:
- the LOC130950944 gene encoding mitogen-activated protein kinase kinase kinase 3-like isoform X2 translates to MKDFLGSVRQSFVFRTPPPATATTDEDGLFAGFVDRISSTIRKSRVGLFSQPRLKHPRLPSPPTPPKCSDDAPPFRWRKGELIGSGAFGRVYMGMNLDSGELIAVKQVLIAPGCASKKNTQANNIRELEEEVKLLKNLKHPNIVRYLGTAREEDSLNILLEFVPGGSISSLLGKFGSFPEPVIKMYTKQLLLGLEYLHDNGIIHRDIKGANILVDNKGCIKLADFGASKKVVELATINGTKSIKGTPHWMSPEVILQTGHTISTDIWSVACTVIEMATGKPPWSQQYPQEASALYYIGTTKSHPPIPEYLSAEAQDFLLKCFHKEPDLRPSASDLLLHPFISCNYRESRSMLCSSIRDSCNATHEKKPRDFLDSVRGSTCTGVKDVCQLDSIRLSTMCSENFLKADCYQRADSNDDDICQIADEDDFLVDTSVKPKSLSTSEDIKSFNPMCEPVDDWPCKFDEDLNLKESRMNLSPAQAVSEIMTGAEPYSDVKDKFSFSCEHLGDEDDDEVTESKIKAFLDEKAFELKKLQTPLFEEFLSVSNAAIAPIAIVPSNDVSKIPNATSQGRSPSHARRRLSMAGSASVSSSKSHNKYQPQLGGAPIQPLQEIQPSDLNESKETLHEAQPGSFSVRANFSERQRKWKEELVKRKWKEDLFKEMDFKREIWRKAGLGGKIISPKDCEFYGD, encoded by the exons ATGAAGGATTTCTTGGGTTCCGTTCGCCAATCCTTTGTCTTCAGAACTCCACCGCCAGCCACCGCCACCACCGACGAAGATGGACTATTCGCCGGATTCGTCGACCGGATCAGCTCCACCATCCGCAAGTCCCGCGTCGGACTCTTCTCTCAGCCCCGCCTCAAGCATCCCCGTCTTCCTTCGCCGCCGACACCTCCCAAGTGCTCCGACGACGCCCCTCCTTTCCGGTGGCGGAAGGGCGAACTGATCGGCAGCGGCGCCTTCGGTCGAGTGTACATGGGCATGAATCTCGACTCTGGCGAGCTTATTGCTGTCAAACAG GTTTTGATTGCGCCTGGTTGTGCTTCAAAGAAGAATACTCAA GCTAATAATATTCGGGAGCTTGAAGAAGAAGTGAAGCTTCTCAAGAATCTTAAGCATCCAAACATTGTT AGATACTTGGGAACCGCTAGAGAGGAGGATTCCTTAAATATTCTACTGGAGTTTGTTCCCGGTGGGTCTATCTCTTCGCTCCTTGGGAAATTTGGATCATTCCCTGAGCCA GTTATCAAAATGTATACAAAACAGCTTCTACTGGGCCTTGAATACCTTCATGATAACGGGATTATTCACAGAGATATTAAG GGTGCAAACATTCTAGTTGATAACAAAGGGTGCATCAAACTAGCGGACTTCGGTGCATCGAAGAAAGTTGTTGAACTG GCAACTATAAATGGTACGAAGTCAATAAAGGGTACGCCGCATTGGATGTCTCCTGAAGTCATTTTACAGACAGGACATACAAT CTCTACTGACATATGGAGTGTTGCATGCACTGTGATAGAGATGGCCACAGGGAAACCTCCATGGAGTCAACAGTATCCTCAGGAG GCTTCTGCTCTTTACTACATTGGGACAACTAAATCTCATCCACCCATACCTGAATATCTGTCTGCCGAGGCACAGGACTTTTTGCTGAAATGCTTCCACAA GGAACCAGATCTGAGGCCTTCTGCATCAGACTTGCTACTG CATCCTTTCATCTCCTGCAATTACCGCGAGTCTCGTTCGATGTTATGCAGTTCAATCAGG GACTCTTGCAATGCAACACATGAGAAGAAACCTAGAGACTT TTTGGATTCTGTTCGGGGATCAACCTGCACAGGCGTGAAGGATGTCTGTCAACTGGATAGCATAAGACTCTCAACTATGTGTTCTGAAAATTTTCTAAAGGCAGATTGCTACCAGAGAGCTGACAGCAATGATGATGACATATGTCAGATAGCTGATGAAGATGATTTTTTAGTTGACACATCAGTAAAACCAAAATCTCTATCTACTTCTGAAGATATAAAG AGTTTCAATCCAATGTGTGAACCTGTGGATGACTGGCCTTGCAAGTTTGATGAAGATCTAAATTTAAAGGAAAGCAGAATGAACTTGTCTCCAGCTCAAGCTGTTAGTGAAATTATGACAGGTGCTGAACCATATTCTGACGTGAAGGATAAATTCTCATTTTCATGTGAGCATTTAGgagatgaagatgatgatgaagtTACTGAGTCCAAAATTAAAGCCTTCCTGGATGAGAAG GCCTTTGAACTGAAGAAACTCCAAACACCTCTTTTTGAAGAATTCCTTAGTGTTTCAAATGCAGCCATTGCACCTATTGCAATTGTACCAAGTAATGATGTTTCGAAAATCCCAAATGCAACATCACAGGGTAGATCTCCTAGTCATGCTAGGAGACGATTGTCAATGGCTGGTAGTGCCAGTGTTTCAAGCAGTAAGAGTCATAACAAATATCAACCACAGCTTGGTGGTGCACCGATTCAACCTTTGCAGGAAATCCAGCCTTCTGATCTTAACGAATCAAAGGAGACTCTTCATGAAGCTCAGCCAGGTTCATTCAGTGTCAG GGCGAACTTCTCTGAGAGAcaaagaaaatggaaagaagaacttgttaaaagaaaatggaaagaagatCTTTTTAAAGAGATGGACTTTAAGCGAG AGATTTGGCGTAAGGCAGGATTAGGAGGGAAGATAATTTCACCGAAGGATTGCGAGTTTTATGGAGACTGA
- the LOC130950944 gene encoding mitogen-activated protein kinase kinase kinase 3-like isoform X1 encodes MKDFLGSVRQSFVFRTPPPATATTDEDGLFAGFVDRISSTIRKSRVGLFSQPRLKHPRLPSPPTPPKCSDDAPPFRWRKGELIGSGAFGRVYMGMNLDSGELIAVKQVLIAPGCASKKNTQANNIRELEEEVKLLKNLKHPNIVRYLGTAREEDSLNILLEFVPGGSISSLLGKFGSFPEPVIKMYTKQLLLGLEYLHDNGIIHRDIKGANILVDNKGCIKLADFGASKKVVELATINGTKSIKGTPHWMSPEVILQTGHTISTDIWSVACTVIEMATGKPPWSQQYPQEASALYYIGTTKSHPPIPEYLSAEAQDFLLKCFHKEPDLRPSASDLLLHPFISCNYRESRSMLCSSIRDSCNATHEKKPRDFLDSVRGSTCTGVKDVCQLDSIRLSTMCSENFLKADCYQRADSNDDDICQIADEDDFLVDTSVKPKSLSTSEDIKSFNPMCEPVDDWPCKFDEDLNLKESRMNLSPAQAVSEIMTGAEPYSDVKDKFSFSCEHLGDEDDDEVTESKIKAFLDEKAFELKKLQTPLFEEFLSVSNAAIAPIAIVPSNDVSKIPNATSQGRSPSHARRRLSMAGSASVSSSKSHNKYQPQLGGAPIQPLQEIQPSDLNESKETLHEAQPGSFSVRANFSERQRKWKEELVKRKWKEDLFKEMDFKRVYIAEIWRKAGLGGKIISPKDCEFYGD; translated from the exons ATGAAGGATTTCTTGGGTTCCGTTCGCCAATCCTTTGTCTTCAGAACTCCACCGCCAGCCACCGCCACCACCGACGAAGATGGACTATTCGCCGGATTCGTCGACCGGATCAGCTCCACCATCCGCAAGTCCCGCGTCGGACTCTTCTCTCAGCCCCGCCTCAAGCATCCCCGTCTTCCTTCGCCGCCGACACCTCCCAAGTGCTCCGACGACGCCCCTCCTTTCCGGTGGCGGAAGGGCGAACTGATCGGCAGCGGCGCCTTCGGTCGAGTGTACATGGGCATGAATCTCGACTCTGGCGAGCTTATTGCTGTCAAACAG GTTTTGATTGCGCCTGGTTGTGCTTCAAAGAAGAATACTCAA GCTAATAATATTCGGGAGCTTGAAGAAGAAGTGAAGCTTCTCAAGAATCTTAAGCATCCAAACATTGTT AGATACTTGGGAACCGCTAGAGAGGAGGATTCCTTAAATATTCTACTGGAGTTTGTTCCCGGTGGGTCTATCTCTTCGCTCCTTGGGAAATTTGGATCATTCCCTGAGCCA GTTATCAAAATGTATACAAAACAGCTTCTACTGGGCCTTGAATACCTTCATGATAACGGGATTATTCACAGAGATATTAAG GGTGCAAACATTCTAGTTGATAACAAAGGGTGCATCAAACTAGCGGACTTCGGTGCATCGAAGAAAGTTGTTGAACTG GCAACTATAAATGGTACGAAGTCAATAAAGGGTACGCCGCATTGGATGTCTCCTGAAGTCATTTTACAGACAGGACATACAAT CTCTACTGACATATGGAGTGTTGCATGCACTGTGATAGAGATGGCCACAGGGAAACCTCCATGGAGTCAACAGTATCCTCAGGAG GCTTCTGCTCTTTACTACATTGGGACAACTAAATCTCATCCACCCATACCTGAATATCTGTCTGCCGAGGCACAGGACTTTTTGCTGAAATGCTTCCACAA GGAACCAGATCTGAGGCCTTCTGCATCAGACTTGCTACTG CATCCTTTCATCTCCTGCAATTACCGCGAGTCTCGTTCGATGTTATGCAGTTCAATCAGG GACTCTTGCAATGCAACACATGAGAAGAAACCTAGAGACTT TTTGGATTCTGTTCGGGGATCAACCTGCACAGGCGTGAAGGATGTCTGTCAACTGGATAGCATAAGACTCTCAACTATGTGTTCTGAAAATTTTCTAAAGGCAGATTGCTACCAGAGAGCTGACAGCAATGATGATGACATATGTCAGATAGCTGATGAAGATGATTTTTTAGTTGACACATCAGTAAAACCAAAATCTCTATCTACTTCTGAAGATATAAAG AGTTTCAATCCAATGTGTGAACCTGTGGATGACTGGCCTTGCAAGTTTGATGAAGATCTAAATTTAAAGGAAAGCAGAATGAACTTGTCTCCAGCTCAAGCTGTTAGTGAAATTATGACAGGTGCTGAACCATATTCTGACGTGAAGGATAAATTCTCATTTTCATGTGAGCATTTAGgagatgaagatgatgatgaagtTACTGAGTCCAAAATTAAAGCCTTCCTGGATGAGAAG GCCTTTGAACTGAAGAAACTCCAAACACCTCTTTTTGAAGAATTCCTTAGTGTTTCAAATGCAGCCATTGCACCTATTGCAATTGTACCAAGTAATGATGTTTCGAAAATCCCAAATGCAACATCACAGGGTAGATCTCCTAGTCATGCTAGGAGACGATTGTCAATGGCTGGTAGTGCCAGTGTTTCAAGCAGTAAGAGTCATAACAAATATCAACCACAGCTTGGTGGTGCACCGATTCAACCTTTGCAGGAAATCCAGCCTTCTGATCTTAACGAATCAAAGGAGACTCTTCATGAAGCTCAGCCAGGTTCATTCAGTGTCAG GGCGAACTTCTCTGAGAGAcaaagaaaatggaaagaagaacttgttaaaagaaaatggaaagaagatCTTTTTAAAGAGATGGACTTTAAGCGAG TTTATATTGCAGAGATTTGGCGTAAGGCAGGATTAGGAGGGAAGATAATTTCACCGAAGGATTGCGAGTTTTATGGAGACTGA